In Treponema vincentii, a single window of DNA contains:
- a CDS encoding MotA/TolQ/ExbB proton channel family protein translates to MDGLYYFIDLMQKGKAVNYVILLLYLVVLATAAERLVYYISTQYKRKLFYSILKECKAAFLHKQVITQAAFQKKGLHNSCIESVGQVFFEYRSTQSGALAEAFERTVQGIIAVQERGFILFSRIAAVAPLLGLLGTVTGLMAAFQKIAALGGSVDITVLSGGIWEAMITTATGLVTAIFSFAVYELFDWVSMRRVRDMEQLISVLNGLHTAQQSSDVPAGDTEHCNETV, encoded by the coding sequence ATGGACGGACTATACTATTTTATCGATTTAATGCAGAAGGGCAAAGCCGTAAATTATGTGATTTTGCTGTTATATCTTGTTGTACTCGCAACAGCAGCTGAGCGGCTGGTCTATTATATAAGCACACAATATAAGCGTAAACTTTTTTATAGCATATTAAAAGAATGCAAAGCGGCTTTTTTGCATAAGCAGGTAATTACTCAAGCTGCATTTCAAAAGAAAGGATTGCATAACTCATGTATTGAAAGTGTGGGGCAGGTCTTTTTTGAATATCGTTCCACCCAATCCGGAGCGCTTGCAGAAGCTTTTGAACGAACCGTACAGGGCATTATAGCTGTACAAGAGCGCGGGTTTATTTTGTTTTCCCGTATCGCTGCCGTTGCGCCGCTGCTCGGATTGTTGGGAACCGTTACCGGTTTGATGGCAGCGTTTCAGAAGATTGCCGCTTTAGGAGGCAGCGTAGATATTACGGTTTTATCAGGCGGTATTTGGGAAGCGATGATTACGACTGCAACCGGACTGGTAACTGCAATCTTTTCATTTGCTGTGTATGAATTATTTGATTGGGTAAGTATGCGGAGAGTCCGCGATATGGAACAACTGATCTCCGTATTAAACGGACTTCATACGGCGCAGCAATCTTCCGATGTTCCGGCCG
- a CDS encoding P-loop NTPase, with amino-acid sequence MQIIPIASGKGGVGKSLLSANLAIALGQAGKNVLVADLDLGASNLHLVLGQQSNAHGIGTFLSGNSSFGDIIVNTGYPNVRFVPGDSEIPGFAALKASDKNSLIKNMLKMDADYLILDLGAGTHLGILDFFLLSPQGIVVTAPSVTAILNAYLFLKNVVFRMLYGAFKRNSPGFKYLEKLKSDSSSMQRMYIPRIITELEKIDPKNTELFLSNLHKFKPRLIMNMLDDPKDADKALKIRRSCQEYLNINLEHLGVIYRDTIQDTALASRLPVILYKPQAMISQAIYRIADKILQSETETFQNVADYAEYTDETFQSAELEAETDFRSKMGYIEDLIGSEALSMNDIAEMLKSQQYEISVLKKENALLKRKIKIALEQGYRI; translated from the coding sequence ATGCAAATAATACCGATTGCTAGCGGAAAGGGCGGGGTCGGAAAAAGTCTTCTTTCCGCGAATCTTGCAATTGCCCTCGGACAGGCAGGAAAAAATGTTCTGGTTGCCGATCTGGATTTAGGCGCATCGAATCTTCATTTGGTTCTTGGGCAGCAATCGAACGCGCACGGAATCGGTACTTTTTTGTCGGGAAATTCTTCATTCGGAGATATTATTGTAAATACGGGGTATCCGAACGTACGTTTTGTTCCGGGCGACTCCGAAATTCCCGGCTTCGCAGCCTTAAAAGCCTCCGATAAAAACAGCTTAATCAAAAATATGCTTAAAATGGATGCAGACTACTTGATTCTTGACCTCGGTGCAGGAACACACCTCGGTATTCTGGATTTCTTTTTACTTTCCCCGCAGGGCATTGTCGTTACCGCACCATCGGTTACCGCGATACTGAACGCGTATCTTTTCTTAAAAAATGTCGTATTTCGTATGCTTTACGGAGCTTTTAAGCGGAACAGTCCGGGTTTTAAATACCTTGAAAAGCTCAAATCCGATTCCTCGTCCATGCAGCGAATGTACATTCCTCGCATCATTACCGAACTCGAAAAAATCGATCCTAAAAACACCGAGCTTTTTTTGTCCAATCTGCATAAATTTAAGCCCCGGCTTATTATGAATATGCTCGACGATCCGAAAGATGCCGACAAAGCCTTAAAGATCCGCCGGTCATGTCAGGAATACCTCAACATCAATCTTGAACACCTCGGTGTTATTTACCGGGATACAATACAGGATACGGCGCTTGCATCACGTTTACCTGTCATCCTATACAAACCGCAAGCTATGATTTCTCAGGCAATCTACCGCATTGCCGACAAAATTCTACAGTCCGAAACCGAAACTTTTCAAAATGTGGCGGATTACGCCGAATATACCGATGAGACATTTCAGTCTGCCGAATTGGAAGCCGAAACCGACTTCCGCTCAAAGATGGGCTATATCGAAGACCTTATCGGCAGTGAAGCACTGTCAATGAACGATATTGCCGAAATGCTCAAGAGCCAGCAATATGAGATTTCCGTTTTAAAGAAAGAAAATGCTTTGTTAAAGCGGAAAATAAAAATAGCCCTTGAACAAGGGTATCGTATATAA
- the nrdR gene encoding transcriptional regulator NrdR, translated as MRCPYCGSVDDKVVESRTLGQGDCIRRRRECLSCGYRFTSYERIEEKPLMVVKRNGRREPFDRAKLERGIERSLEKRPVSMNEIENIVSDIEDAAVMNSKSAKEIKSTELGEMVLARLYTVDKVAYIRFASVYKKFNDLDEFINEVKKIHEHL; from the coding sequence ATGCGCTGTCCGTATTGCGGAAGTGTTGACGACAAAGTGGTAGAGTCCCGAACGCTCGGGCAAGGCGATTGTATCAGGCGGAGACGAGAATGCCTCAGCTGCGGGTACCGCTTTACCAGCTATGAGCGGATAGAAGAAAAACCGCTGATGGTGGTTAAACGAAACGGACGGAGGGAACCCTTTGACCGCGCGAAATTGGAACGCGGCATCGAACGTTCGCTGGAAAAACGTCCCGTTTCGATGAACGAAATTGAAAACATCGTCAGCGATATTGAAGATGCGGCGGTTATGAATAGTAAGAGCGCGAAAGAAATCAAGAGCACGGAACTGGGCGAAATGGTACTTGCTCGTTTATACACCGTAGATAAAGTGGCATATATCCGGTTCGCATCGGTATATAAGAAATTTAATGACCTTGATGAATTTATCAATGAGGTGAAAAAAATACATGAGCATCTTTAA
- the lgt gene encoding prolipoprotein diacylglyceryl transferase, producing MICAIQYPSWIQPEIIPGFPFLRWYGFMYLVAFTIAFVLFKVQVNKGELQRYAKSEKPITNEDIIDFFTWSLFGLMLGARIFATLVYEPEWLYWQKPWLIFWPFSKTREWTGLQGMSYHGGFIGCFLGAFLWTKRHKQDFFAWADTAAAGIPLGYTFGRLGNFFNGELYGRITTSPIGMLFPSVPLHDCFPVKEAWVREFAAKAGVAIQEGAQYVNLPRHPSQLYEALFEGVLLWIAVWLVRNKKPFNGFLFCFYTIGYGVVRFFIEYFRQPDYELGFRIAAAADEANIYLFSSFKNISTGQVFCFMMIAGGFIGIALLARYNRKKNRG from the coding sequence ATGATTTGTGCTATTCAATATCCGTCGTGGATACAACCGGAGATTATTCCGGGCTTTCCCTTTTTACGATGGTACGGGTTTATGTACCTCGTTGCCTTTACAATCGCATTCGTACTGTTTAAGGTACAGGTTAATAAAGGCGAATTACAACGGTATGCAAAAAGCGAAAAGCCTATCACGAATGAAGATATTATTGACTTTTTTACCTGGTCGCTTTTCGGACTGATGCTCGGTGCCCGCATTTTTGCAACGCTGGTATATGAGCCGGAATGGCTTTATTGGCAAAAGCCGTGGTTGATCTTTTGGCCGTTTTCCAAAACAAGAGAATGGACGGGGCTGCAAGGGATGTCGTATCACGGAGGTTTTATCGGCTGCTTCTTAGGCGCCTTTCTGTGGACAAAGCGGCATAAGCAGGACTTTTTTGCATGGGCGGATACCGCAGCAGCGGGAATACCGCTTGGCTACACCTTCGGAAGGCTCGGAAACTTTTTCAACGGCGAACTCTACGGGCGTATTACGACAAGCCCCATCGGTATGCTCTTTCCGTCGGTACCGCTCCACGACTGCTTCCCGGTTAAAGAAGCATGGGTACGGGAGTTTGCAGCAAAAGCAGGAGTCGCCATACAGGAAGGCGCGCAGTATGTCAACCTACCCCGCCACCCGAGCCAGCTGTATGAGGCACTTTTTGAAGGAGTACTCCTCTGGATTGCGGTATGGCTGGTACGCAATAAAAAACCGTTTAACGGCTTTTTATTTTGCTTCTACACCATCGGTTACGGGGTTGTTCGTTTTTTCATCGAATACTTCCGCCAGCCCGATTATGAGCTGGGCTTCCGGATTGCTGCTGCTGCGGACGAGGCAAATATCTATCTTTTTAGCTCGTTCAAAAATATTTCTACCGGACAAGTCTTTTGCTTTATGATGATTGCAGGCGGATTTATCGGTATCGCTCTTTTAGCTCGGTACAATCGGAAGAAGAACCGTGGATAA
- a CDS encoding FapA family protein translates to MKWTIKQNEKIKKWYFSVSGVDNKENCVFPAYEEIVEQAKKEGVSTENLINAQQFERYFDKIVYGTTVPLPLEIELDPSFDTRLIIDPDKTKATLYIRKAKDEPHNIDKKLITTMLNNSQIANIDFKVLDQKIDAFIEAPDREIELVIAEGTLPGRGKDRSLIPHITKLDEAEDILLRKKLLHAVGTAREQPQMIYDKDFPLSEAQSLSIVAKHDLLYEFSKSELGTSGADIYGNTIPGLPGNDPFVLDLRNITQTNDELKAGCNGILLSAESPDGLKLRIIPYKDATVKAVISDDKMEASLILESGRGAGARLSLSRLKKALDEVNLPPDRYTDKILKDAIYEARLSSAPVKFTVSRGIQPVAPHSYQFDWKVDFGYSNSVSVKRGETLLETLFQEAGEKGSDVFGNTIEINQAALLKLPQTDNTIRVIKQGRKISFVAAVHGELIRTGEKLKILNSKIIDTDVNKETGDIIFAGDVIINGDIDADRSVKAGGCLTVNGDAGVSLVYTKESLLMNGGIRGESRGTVWAKNTMALHFAETARLFAGGNIYINEYSFRCVVKTNGQLIMTGEPGSFIGGNAHAAHGINVRNLGDYKTVRTIISFGQDYLIKDKIEVYEKQTQDNLLELARIEGELNDSETPADRIQELREQKVILLKSNTSLGIKIFKLKENFESHISSEIKVTGTVYPGVILESHGRYYEVREPASHVIFTFDSKQGRIVCKQIEDKIEFTAE, encoded by the coding sequence ATGAAGTGGACGATAAAACAAAACGAAAAAATTAAAAAGTGGTATTTTTCCGTCAGCGGCGTAGACAATAAAGAAAACTGCGTATTTCCCGCCTATGAGGAAATAGTTGAACAGGCAAAAAAAGAAGGGGTGTCTACCGAAAACCTTATTAATGCACAACAGTTTGAACGTTACTTTGATAAAATAGTGTATGGAACGACAGTACCGCTTCCCCTCGAAATCGAGCTTGATCCATCCTTCGATACGCGGCTCATTATCGATCCGGACAAAACAAAAGCAACGCTCTATATACGGAAAGCAAAAGACGAGCCGCACAATATCGATAAAAAATTGATTACAACAATGCTGAATAACAGCCAGATTGCAAACATCGATTTTAAAGTGCTGGATCAAAAAATAGATGCTTTTATCGAAGCTCCCGATCGGGAAATTGAGCTTGTCATTGCAGAAGGCACACTACCCGGACGAGGAAAAGACCGGTCGCTTATTCCGCACATTACGAAATTGGATGAGGCAGAAGATATTCTGCTCCGCAAGAAATTGCTCCATGCAGTGGGAACAGCTCGTGAGCAGCCGCAGATGATATACGACAAAGATTTCCCGCTTTCCGAAGCACAATCTCTTTCCATCGTCGCAAAACATGATCTACTGTATGAATTTTCAAAATCGGAACTCGGGACAAGTGGAGCGGATATTTACGGGAATACTATTCCGGGGTTACCGGGCAACGATCCTTTTGTGCTGGATTTACGGAATATCACGCAAACGAATGACGAATTGAAGGCCGGTTGCAATGGAATCCTTTTATCGGCGGAAAGCCCTGACGGCCTCAAGCTACGTATTATCCCGTATAAAGATGCTACGGTCAAAGCTGTTATCAGCGACGACAAAATGGAAGCCTCTCTCATTCTCGAATCGGGAAGAGGGGCAGGAGCACGCCTTTCGCTTTCTCGCTTAAAAAAAGCATTGGACGAAGTGAACCTGCCTCCTGATCGGTATACCGACAAAATACTGAAAGACGCTATTTACGAAGCACGACTTTCTTCCGCACCGGTTAAATTTACCGTCAGTAGGGGTATACAGCCGGTTGCCCCGCATTCGTACCAATTCGACTGGAAGGTTGATTTCGGGTATTCAAACAGTGTTTCGGTAAAACGGGGAGAAACCCTCCTGGAAACACTCTTTCAGGAAGCCGGCGAAAAGGGCTCCGATGTATTCGGAAACACTATAGAAATCAATCAGGCAGCACTGTTAAAACTGCCCCAAACCGATAACACCATCCGTGTTATTAAACAAGGAAGAAAAATTTCGTTCGTAGCGGCTGTGCATGGGGAGTTGATACGTACCGGTGAAAAGCTCAAAATACTCAATTCAAAGATTATCGATACGGATGTAAATAAAGAAACCGGCGATATTATCTTTGCCGGTGATGTGATTATCAACGGGGATATTGATGCAGATCGCAGCGTAAAAGCGGGCGGCTGTTTAACCGTCAACGGAGATGCAGGCGTATCGCTGGTGTACACTAAGGAATCGCTTTTAATGAACGGCGGCATACGGGGAGAAAGCCGCGGCACGGTGTGGGCAAAGAATACGATGGCGCTCCATTTTGCCGAAACGGCACGGCTATTTGCAGGCGGTAATATCTATATCAATGAGTACAGTTTCCGCTGTGTCGTTAAAACAAACGGTCAGCTGATTATGACCGGAGAGCCCGGTAGTTTTATCGGCGGAAATGCTCATGCGGCTCATGGTATCAATGTGCGAAATTTAGGGGATTACAAAACCGTCCGTACGATTATTTCATTTGGACAAGACTACCTGATAAAAGATAAGATAGAGGTATACGAAAAACAGACACAGGACAACCTGTTGGAGCTTGCCCGCATAGAAGGGGAATTAAACGACTCGGAAACCCCTGCCGACCGTATCCAAGAACTGCGGGAACAAAAAGTCATCTTACTTAAATCAAACACATCTCTCGGCATAAAGATTTTTAAGCTGAAAGAAAATTTTGAATCGCATATTTCTTCGGAAATAAAGGTAACCGGCACCGTGTACCCCGGCGTTATTTTGGAAAGTCACGGCAGATATTATGAAGTACGCGAACCGGCTTCTCATGTCATATTCACTTTCGATTCAAAACAGGGCAGGATAGTCTGTAAGCAAATTGAAGATAAAATCGAGTTTACGGCGGAATAA